GAAGAAATGGACCTCGGGTTTTAACCCAATCCTAAATCTAGCTTGAATCTGGCATGTGAAGAAAATGAACCCTGGGACTTAACCCCAAATTCTAGGTCATGAGAGGAGGATTGTCCAAGTTAATATTAGGAGATTACAACTCATTCCCTCAATTAAGGGGGTATTTAACAATTCACTGATAAGGTTTACATAATATTGGCTTAGTTCGAGCTCTAATGACAATGCTTGAGTGGTACATGGGAAATTTCTGTGGTCACCACTAATAGATGcagaaaaaaaatgaagaaatgcTAGTAATATTACCTGATGAACTATTGATAACACATCTAAATGACAACTCCCTTGAATGAATGCGCCACAATCTCCTTGAGGAGTTCCAAAGCTAGCAAAGTTAACTGCAGTAATAGTCCATCCTTGTTCACAATTCAGTCGCAATGAAGGTTCTTGAGATATACGATCTTCATCTGGCCTCCAAATATCAACGGGTGGAAGATCCGACTCAGATACATGAGCACAAATTTTTTGCCCAGATCTCGTAGAGAGAGATATTTTTGAAGGGTCACCGCCAAGCTCTTCATGCAGCACAAGCAGATTCTTTCCAGGCTTTAACCAACTGCGCGGTACATGGTACCTATATGAAGCTTTAATGGTTAGTACTTAGTCAGATCAATTTGCAAGAAGGATCATGACAATGCAAGGCATCAAGAGTAAAATGCACTAGCCGCTTCTATCTACTCACAACACTTGAGCAGGTTGACCACATTTCTTCAGACATTTCCATGAATCATAAGCTCCTCTATAGTCACAATTATCGGAACAACCAGTTGAAGGTGAACGATAAGACGACCAGTATCTCCCTACATGCTGCCCATTTACCCATGCTTGACCTTTACCCATACTGGAGAGATTTAGTGATACAGGACTTGTTCCTTCTGGAGGAGAAAATCTAACCTGGATATAAGAGATCAAGAATCAAGACAAAAGATACAACAGATGTAACATATTATCTATGTTCATCAGATGCTAATTGCAAATAAAGGGGCTACATGCAAGAGATTAAAGGCAAAAATAGCATTGAGGACATATACAAGAAGGAACTAATGACCACCCTTGCCTTCTATAACGGGAAATGGGGAATGGAGAGACACACCAGCATAGGCATTAACTATCACTCTACTCCTCATAAGGTACCTAATAATAAGCAGTTGACACAAGGACTAGTGAACCAGAAATACAAGCAATTCTACACACCTTGTACCATATCAAACTCTGATTTATTGGGACAGAATTCCCCTGAATCCACAGCGAGCTATTTGCACGGCTAACTTTATCAAGTCCAAGATACTCACCTTCAAGTCCTACCTGAAAAATAAGCAAAGCTCAAGTTATCCTAGGATCTTATTAGAACAAAGTCATAACCTTTCAAAATTTACAGAGAAGAATATAAAGCACCCCCTCCACCCCCAAGAGAATccgcaaaaagaaaaagaaagcctGCAATCAACATCTATTCTGTCCTTAGTAAGCTTGTTTTTGCAAATATAGGATGACCATGAAATTGTAGGACGTATTTCCACAATCAGTTGACAAAATATAACTCAACTATTGCCCTTTCTATCTTTTGGTTGCAGCAGATGTGCTGACCTCAGCTAGTATGTTAGGAGAACTCTCAGTTATCAGAAGCTAAAATTATAGACTTTCTTCCTGTAAAGCACAACTGTTTGTACTGGACTTCGAAGTAGTCTGAATGTAATCACATCGTACTTTTGATATGAATTTTGTGGATAATGTTATGCTGCTTCATTATGCCTTTTCAAAAATATTTCTAATGTTCTTGTTAGAAGATACCTTTGAGGCACTGTCACGCATCTTTATTAGATTTTCACTTGTACTTCTTTTGTCCCTTATCATATTACCTAGTTTGGTTTAAGTACTCAAATAGATTTTCTTTTTGGCATTTGAATTACTTGTACCTCTAGAATAATAGTTAGGAAGCTGAAATCATATTTAAACAAGAAAGTTAAATTATTAAGACGGGATAGCATGGCAAAATAAAAAAGATTTATGTTAAAATAATCATCAAGAACCTGGTAGGTCCATCCTGtagaagaaaaattcttggaattcttcaaatCGCTGAACATAACAGAAAATACCCCTGCTCCAGAGATGTCAAACCACGGCCCATAGTTCTGGTGAATCACATAATAAATGAGTACGAAAAAATGTAACCAAGCAAATAATATTCATGATGGGAAATAACTACTACAATAATATGAGTTTCCACATGCAAAGTATTGGAAAAGCCTATTTACTGAGATAGACTTACCTGCAAACCAACCATCATGCTCAATATGTCCACTGTGTTGTTTCCTTGCTTAAGATGGATCTTTTTACTTATAACAAAGCTTGCATCATCGTGATTACCGTAGCCAAATCCTGAAGAAGGCACCAAATAGATGTCAGTTAGTGAATGCATGATAGACATGGAGGCTTGCAGATGCTGAATACAAAAGAGATTTAATGGTCAGCTGTCTTAGCACTCATAATGGAACCATATTCCAATTCCGGATAGAAAATCAAAATCGTGTCTGAGATACCATCTCAAATCACAGAATAATCTTATATAAGAAGCACTTCTATGTAGTCTTAATGGAATGCTGAAGGTAAAATTAGGTATATTAGTCTTCTTCTTGGTTCTGTTGAGTTGCATGAACCACCTCATCCAGAGCTTTATCTATCATATAGGTGAACTAGGACTTTTACGTGCTCTAATACCATGTATGAACAGCTTCATCAAAAATCTCAATCTATCAGAAAAGTACACTTTCACGTTGCTGTTAAGATCACGTTGGAATTTCTAAGTTATTAAACACGGTTGAGGAAGTAGAAATTAGATGAGATAGTTACCCACGGATTTCTTGTTTACAAAAACAAGAGCTGCATGTCCTAAGCTTCCAATAATTAACTgcaattcttttacttttctcttCTCAATGTTCTCCTCCACATTTATACTGGCAACAGAAAGAAAAAACAACGTAGGGATATTACATCAATGAAGTAAAGAGCTTATTGTATCGGACAAATTACTAAACCAGCGAAACCAAGCTTGGGAtcttaacaaaataaaataaaccgCTCTACCAAGATTATCAATTTATTTTAACAAATGAAGAATATGGGTATGCCCTTTAGTTTCTCGGGGAAGCCAAATATTATCATCTTCACTGACTATCAATCCCCCAATCAGATTCTTTAGTATAGAAATATAAAATAGCACCGATAAGTGAAGGAAAACTAATTAATTACCTTGTAGTATACCAAAGGAAATCACTGGTATCTTTTGTTGTATTTATCTGCTCCAGTAAGTGTGATGCTGCAAATGAATTATTATTCCCAATACCAACTTTTTCTTTGTACCAGCCCCAAGCATCTGACTCCATGGAATTTTCAATTGTGACTGTGTTGTGAGTAAATTCTGCACTTCCAGTTGTTTTTTGTGAAACAACCTTTCTCCATTATGAGCAAAGGGAAAAACTTTTGTAAAATAACACTTCAATAAAGCTTCTTAAGAATGAGTTATTTTTTCATAGTTTCATGTTATAAGCAAGGTGATCAGGATATTCTATGCATTTCTAGTGGAACAGATAATAGATAAAGGTTAACCGTGGAAATATATCATTGCTCATACGATGCCATAATAGCACCCAAATCATAGAGGGGATCCTCCAAACAGATAAAACGCGACATTGTGAGTAGGAAAAATTAATGTACATATGTGAAAGCAGTACCTTCGCCGTGTTGAATATGACATTCTTGCAGTCTGGAAGAATGCTAACAGACCAAGCAGGAAGAAAATATGACTTCCCATTAAATGTAACATTTGCATCTGAACTGTTACCATAGTTAGCAAGGAAGGCTGCACAGTCATTGGAGGTTTTGTAGTATACATGTGCCTGGCAGACATTTCTGATGTGTCACAATTAAAAGAACAAGTGACATTTATCCAACATTAAAGAATATATTCATTGGCTGGCAAAAAGCTAATTCAGATCACTCTAATGATGAAAAATTATATATCCAGCCCACAGCTGTGCAGGAAGTGTTAGAATCCCAGGGTTAAGTGTATGAGCTGAAGTTTTCTTGTATGTTCTCTTTTAGCTAGCTACTAGGGCTGAGTTAGGCATCAGGTCCATTTTCTTCACGTTTTGTAGAAATGAAGTTGGGTTAAGATTCAATTTTTAGTGTTATCTACCTTTAATCTATTAAACAGCTGAAATCTGGAAGACATCTCACTATgtaaacctgttaaccggtttgaaccggactGGACCAGTAACCCGTTaacaaaccggccggtttccaGTTAAAAAACaggaaccggccaccggttccggtttaccggttaaaaacctgaaaccggaaccggtccggttcaaacacgtccaaaacctctttttttttttgttttttgtatagtatatatatattatagtatttattagtatattgtaggtatatttacatatgttatataagtttataagtaaagtttatatatttactgaataacaggctaacagcaagtcagcaatacagcatatacgtgtgtatatatatatatatatatatatatatatatattaagttatatgcttaagttatactacatatacctaaaatatattaagaatatacttatatatatcaatatacttaggttatataacttatatatatatatatatgtttaagttatatgcatactatatatatagttataagttatatatatatatatatatatatatatatatatatatatatatatatatatatatatgtgtgtgtgtgtgtgtttaagttatatgtatactatatatacttataacttatatatatgtactatatatagCAGCCCAACGgctacaatttaaaaaaaaaaaaaaattaattcgacCGGTTTAACCGATTTCGGTTCCAAAAAAAtagaaaccggaaccggttgaaccggttccggttttaccggttcggTTACCAGTTTGAACCGGTTTacccgaaccggttgacgggtttatcACTATGTATCGTTTACCTCAAGTTCCAGACCAAAGGACAAATGAATTGGATCTGCATTGACCAAATACTCTTCACAATCTTTTATCGCCTTGTGTAAGTCGCGCAGGTGTCCCCACTTTGGCTGACTTATGAAACCTGTATCAAGTATGTTTGATTAGATTGAGAACCTTAAAAAGCAGCTTCAAGAGATGCTTATTACAGGTGTCAAAATGGGTTGGCCCAGCCCAGTCCGaaagggccaaagaattaaatgggctaggacgGGCTGATTCTTTTAATTGAAGGGCCTGCAAAATGGCAGTCCAACCCAGCCCTAAGAGGGCCGTGGGCTAGGACGGGCTAGCCCTTTAAGCTTTTTTCTTCTTtcgaaataacattttctaagtgatttttggtacaatttgaacatgaaacttttgcaTTATGAAATAGAAgaaacttttgcaatatgaaatagaatcttctaccaTCCACTCTTGCGCAAAtccatatcatagaagaaaaaattcaagagaacaaatataaattattatttttaatcactaattcagatcaccttcaaaagaaattaaacataatataaattttacgactaaaaagtattactccagtttctaattactacttagtagtaattacattcttttttctcattactatttatttttttatttaatttacttatatttttttttaaattaattaattattattattttctggcCTCAAGGGTTGGCGTCAGCCCAACCCTTGAGGTCGGCGGGCCAAGAGAGGCTGGGCTTTTGAACCTCACTTCTATAAAATCTTAGCCCAACCCTACTTAAATAAAGGGTTAGGTTGGGCCGGCCTcgcgggccaagcccatattgacagCTCTACTTGTATATATCAAATTGCTTCTTATTTTTATGACATGGTCATACCATACTCATCTATGGGGGCATCATAGTCGTAGCTTGTTGCTACTAGAGGGCCTCCTGCCGTTCGACCAAAATTGGTGCCACCAAAGTACTAAATAGAAAAGGCAGAATTAAATCCCAAAAGTAACAAGAGTCAAGAACAACATGAGGAAATTAAGAGGCATTTACCATGTAATAATTTTGAAATGTACCACCAGTTTCAAAAAAGCGTGCAACAGCAAAAGCTAAGTCTTCAACAGGTCGATAGGGAACAGGATAACCAAATGCAAGGAACCTGCAAACGAAACAACACCTTGAAATTTTACTATCCTCAGTCAGAGTTCCTGAGGATAGTAAAAAGGAGGAAGATTTACCATCCAACATAGTTTTCTGTCCACATCTTTGGCTTGGATGGGGAATTTGGAGTAAAGCGATCACAATAGAATCCATTACATGTATTTATCTGCATAATCAACATGTTTGCAGTTATTACTTAAATTATAAATGTCCTTCTTTTGACTGTTGGCTTAAGAAGCAAAACTATTAATGGTAACATCACCAGGAAGTTACTCTCAGATATTTTATGCAGAACTAACATCAGCAGGAAATTTAGTTCAAAAGGTCTTGAGCTGCCTGAACTTTGTAACATACTATAATATCTATTCTAAACAGCAGTTTAGCAATATCCTACTAATAGCTAAGAAAATGCTTCTGACACACTGCAAATAGTATGGATTGCGGAGGAATGGATAGTAAGGTAGTAGGTGGAATATGCCATCATGAATACCATAAACACTTACAACTGAATCAGGTGCATCTTCTTGCGCACACATCACCCAAGGAACGGTTGTATTAAGACTAACAGCAGTTTCTGCAGCCCATTTTACATACAGTTCTCCACTGACTCCATATGCCcactcaacatttccatactcaTTTTCAACCTGTTAAGTGGATAGATCACTGATTAACACCAAAAAAGAGCAAAGAGAAGAAATGGAAAAAGAGGATAGCGAACTATCAACTAATAAGAGTGTACTATTCAGGATCCAGGAGGAAGATGTAAAATACAACAAAGATATCCATTATCAAAAAATTGGAAAAGAGTGTGATGGTGAAAtatcaaaaaagaaaagagaggatTAAACAACCTGAGCGAGAATAATTGGACCTCCTTGTGTAGCAAAGAGGTTCTCATCCTTCATAAGATTAACAATCTTGGCAAGAAAGAGCTTCATTTCATTCTGCATTGAAATCAATACAGGTTTCTTCAACTAATAACATATAATAGTACTGAATATTTGAAAGAAAAAACAGAAAAGCTAAAAGAGGACACGGTGAATAGCTGTccaaagctaaatataaaaaactaGTCAACACTTTCCTTAAAAGGTTCATTGGTTGTGCGAAACTGTATTCCAGGGATAAAATGTAGCCACATTGGAAAGCCCCTGCTCGGATAAAATAGCGGAGCTATTAAACAAAAAATTTAAAACCTTGTTAAGATGTGCAttataaaaataagaaaatgacTGTCCTTAATCCACTGGTGGAGATGAATCACTGCCTTTTTTTCTATATATGGAAACTTTGCCGTGAAGTGCACAAATAAGTTAATGAAATGAATCTGACAACTTTAGAGAATAACAAGTTTTTAGCTACTATCACAGTTCAATGAACCGGGAAAAATAGAGTTTGCCTTGATGAACTAACCCATAGTTCCATTCAGCACAGGCATATGGACCAATTCGGAGATGCACGTATAGGCCAGCTTCTTGCACTGTCTTCACAAACCGTACAAGGTCAAACCTGCCCTTGAAGTAGTACTGTTGTAGTTGGAAGTATAATTACTTATGGAGAAAATGAGAGGAGAAATTTTTAACAACAGCAATATGCAACGAGTCACGAGACTACTATACACTGCTCTATATGTCTAACAAACCGCTTTGTCCCAGATGAGGTAACACAACTTTATATGAGTTGCTAAATAGATAGATATTCTGCATTCAGAGatgagaaaataaaagtttgAATATGAAGAAGCACCAGAAACCGAGTATTCTAGATCCAAATCACATTTCGTAAAAGCTAAGGCAAGTAGCAAGAGTATCATAATAAGCTCAAAAAGACAAAACATGCTATAGCATGTAAATGTCCATGAAAACCTTATCATCTATGCAGCAAGCTAGCAATTTTTTGCAGCAATAAAGAAAAagcaaacaacataaaccaagaagTACATGAACCTAGTGACAGTTTATGCATCAGAAAAGCTTTTCTAGCTACTTAACGATTCTTTTGTAGTGAAACATCAAACTAAAcaactatatgaatcctcactgtCCATATCGCTCCATTTAAGCTCATCTCTGTCCAATATTATATGAAGCTTTTGAAGCAAAACTGAAGTACAGTAAATACCAACCGTGAGCATCATAAGAATGAATAATCAGATTTTGTGTTAACACTTCAACACAGGTAATCTTTTATTAATGAAAAGTTGTATTTAAAGCTGTTTACCAAAATTGAAAGAAGTTCATACCTCCCCTTTGACTGGTTCATGATAATTCCAGAAAACATAACTCTCAATCACGTTCAATCCTCCTTCCTTAGCCTTCCTAATGATCTCTGGCCATATCTACATTCAACAAGAAAACACCCTAAAACCATATCACATAATGTGCCATATAGTAATGTTAGTATAATCTAAGAAGTAAGAAGATAATACTCACTTCAGGGGTAGTTCTTGGATAATGTATTGAACCTGATTGCAAAATTCTCCTCTTTCCATCAATAACCAATGCCTTGTGATCATACGTTACTGTCATTGAAGCCCCGCTTTCAAAATAATAGCCTTCAAAAACTAATACCATAGACAAAACTATTACTAACAATTTCTTTCTTTCCATAATTCAGCTGGATGGTCACAAACAAGAACAGAGCACTGACTTTATAACATCCAGTTATTATTCTGGACCAATAATTG
Above is a genomic segment from Lycium barbarum isolate Lr01 chromosome 12, ASM1917538v2, whole genome shotgun sequence containing:
- the LOC132622493 gene encoding beta-galactosidase 8-like, translating into MERKKLLVIVLSMVLVFEGYYFESGASMTVTYDHKALVIDGKRRILQSGSIHYPRTTPEIWPEIIRKAKEGGLNVIESYVFWNYHEPVKGEYYFKGRFDLVRFVKTVQEAGLYVHLRIGPYACAEWNYGGFPMWLHFIPGIQFRTTNEPFKESNEMKLFLAKIVNLMKDENLFATQGGPIILAQVENEYGNVEWAYGVSGELYVKWAAETAVSLNTTVPWVMCAQEDAPDSVINTCNGFYCDRFTPNSPSKPKMWTENYVGWFLAFGYPVPYRPVEDLAFAVARFFETGGTFQNYYMYFGGTNFGRTAGGPLVATSYDYDAPIDEYGFISQPKWGHLRDLHKAIKDCEEYLVNADPIHLSFGLELEAHVYYKTSNDCAAFLANYGNSSDANVTFNGKSYFLPAWSVSILPDCKNVIFNTAKVVSQKTTGSAEFTHNTVTIENSMESDAWGWYKEKVGIGNNNSFAASHLLEQINTTKDTSDFLWYTTSINVEENIEKRKVKELQLIIGSLGHAALVFVNKKSVGFGYGNHDDASFVISKKIHLKQGNNTVDILSMMVGLQNYGPWFDISGAGVFSVMFSDLKNSKNFSSTGWTYQVGLEGEYLGLDKVSRANSSLWIQGNSVPINQSLIWYKVRFSPPEGTSPVSLNLSSMGKGQAWVNGQHVGRYWSSYRSPSTGCSDNCDYRGAYDSWKCLKKCGQPAQVLYHVPRSWLKPGKNLLVLHEELGGDPSKISLSTRSGQKICAHVSESDLPPVDIWRPDEDRISQEPSLRLNCEQGWTITAVNFASFGTPQGDCGAFIQGSCHLDVLSIVHQGCFGKSGCSIHITMAKLGDPCPGVLKSLAVEAFCSAES